A section of the Eublepharis macularius isolate TG4126 chromosome 1, MPM_Emac_v1.0, whole genome shotgun sequence genome encodes:
- the ACKR3 gene encoding atypical chemokine receptor 3 yields MSGIDLHSIFDVEVGNLSEANLTCNGDCITVDSVSCPNTLNKSALLYTLAIFYIFIFMIGLVANFVVVWMNFQAKTTGYETHLYIFNLAIADLCVIITVPVWVISLVHHGQWHMGEVMCKITLLVFSINLYGSIFFLACMSVDRYLSVVYFAASNSVKKKMIRRCICVFVWLFAFFVSLPDAYYLKTVSSSGETYCRPLYPEENAKEWLVGMELSSVILGFVIPFPIIAVFYCLLARTICASSDQEKKSNGKIIFSYVIVFLICWLPYHVTVLLDIFTALHFISFSCQTENFLYAALHVTQCLSLVHCCVNPILYSFINRNYKYELMKAFIFKYSAKTGLTKLIDTSRVSETEYSALEQNAK; encoded by the coding sequence ATGAGTGGCATTGATTTGCATTCGATATTTGATGTGGAAGTGGGGAACCTTTCCGAAGCCAACTTGACCTGCAATGGAGACTGTATCACTGTGGACTCGGTATCATGCCCGAATACACTCAACAAAAGCGCTCTGCTCTACACGCTGGCTATTTTTTACATCTTTATCTTTATGATAGGGCTGGTGGCCAATTTTGTCGTTGTCTGGATGAACTTCCAAGCCAAAACGACTGGCTATGAAACTCACCTCTACATCTTCAACCTCGCCATCGCTGACCTGTGTGTGATCATCACTGTGCCGGTGTGGGTCATCTCCCTTGTTCACCATGGCCAGTGGCACATGGGGGAGGTCATGTGCAAGATCACGCTCCTTGTGTTTTCCATAAACTTGTACGGGAGCATCTTTTTCTTGGCGTGCATGAGCGTCGATCGCTATCTCTCGGTTGTGTACTTCGCTGCCTCCAACAGTGTTAAAAAGAAGATGATCCGCCGTTGCATCTGCGTCTTCGTGTGGCTTTTTGCCTTTTTTGTGTCTCTTCCCGATGCCTATTACCTTAAGACAGTTTCTTCTAGCGGGGAAACCTACTGCCGCCCCCTCTATCCAGAGGAGAACGCCAAAGAATGGCTGGTGGGCATGGAGCTGAGCTCCGTAATTCTAGGTTTTGTCATTCCTTTTCCTATCATTGCTGTTTTCTATTGCCTGCTAGCAAGAACCATCTGTGCCTCTAGTGACCAAGAGAAGAAGAGCAACGGGAAAATCATCTTCTCCTATGTCATTGTGTTCCTCATCTGCTGGCTGCCGTACCACGTGACTGTCCTCCTTGACATATTCACAGCCCTCCATTTCATATCCTTCAGCTGCCAAACGGAGAACTTCCTTTACGCAGCCCTTCACGTGACTCAGTGCTTATCTTTAGTTCACTGCTGCGTCAACCCCATCCTCTACAGCTTCATCAACCGAAACTACAAGTACGAACTCATGAAGGCATTCATCTTTAAATACTCAGCTAAAACTGGCCTTACTAAACTGATCGATACTTCCAGGGTATCCGAAACAGAGTATTCTGCTCTGGAGCAAAACGCAAAATGA